A window of Primulina huaijiensis isolate GDHJ02 chromosome 9, ASM1229523v2, whole genome shotgun sequence contains these coding sequences:
- the LOC140984307 gene encoding protein N-terminal asparagine amidohydrolase isoform X4, translating to MISSWYKGMDYLIALMKHPALVSASNTFKSMPERKISVDENRSSEVSRSCKWVYLFQREFATVDPALVDLIGTDEATTCVGVVIRNREKGMISVAHMDFPDVVDIGLCQMLSLLSDRDSDSLLDVHLVGGFDDISSQYSDHSTKSHTKLEGYSYPLCTKIIESLSNRNEKFDIRTLHVLGHNTRWDSEGIAYPIFQGFVVETNSGSIVPASFDRTSRCPDEIIRSIRVTAWFEDPNWTGRLLETYDTETDCFVIAPCVWTIWQSRAALTRQCLSDTEILLTCSSSPSAEGPDFVDDIKRKWDYLIRHPDWREAFPSKQARVFQRNADGSWVKVKTVKKS from the exons ATGATCAGTTCATGGTACAAG GGTATGGATTATTTGATTGCTTTGATGAAGCATCCAGCTTTGGTGTCTGCCTCAAACACGTTTAAATCTATGCCTGAGAGGAAGATCTCAGTTGATGAAAATCGTAGTTCCGAAGTTTCAAGAAGTTGTAAATGGGTCTATCTTTTCCAAAGGGAATTTGCAACTGTTGACCCTGCGCTGGTGGAT CTAataggtactgatgaggccACAACTTGTGTAGGGGTCGTAATACGGAATCGAGAAAAAGGAAT GATATCTGTTGCTCATATGGATTTTCCCGATGTTGTTGATATTGGCCTCTGTCAGATGTTATCTTTACTTTCTGATCGTGATTCTGATTCTCTGCTGGAT GTGCATCTGGTGGGTGGCTTTGATGATATCTCGTCTCAA TATtctgatcattctacaaaaagTCACACCAAGTTGGAAGGATATTCCTATCCTTTATGTACCAAGATAATTGAAAGCTTGAGCAATAGGAATGAGAAGTTTGATATTCGAACCCTCCATGTTCTTGGTCATAATACGAGATGGGATTCTGAAGGAATTGCATACCCCATTTTCCAAGGATTTGTG GTGGAAACCAACTCGGGATCAATAGTCCCTGCCAGCTTTGATAGAACGTCAAGATGCCCTGATGAAATTATTCGTAGCATACGGGTGACTGCCTGGTTTGAGGATCCTAATTGGACAGGCAGATTATTGGAGACTTACGACACTGAAACCGATTGTTTCGTCATCGCTCCATGTGTTTG GACAATTTGGCAATCACGGGCTGCATTAACAAGGCAATGTCTTTCAGATACAGAAATACTACTTACATGTTCATCTTCACCTTCGGCTGAGGGTCCTGATTTTGTGGATGATATTAAAAG AAAGTGGGACTACTTGATCCGACATCCAGATTGGAGAGAAGCTTTTCCTTCAAAGCAGGCTCGAGTTTTTCAGAGGAATGCAGATGGTAGCTGGGTAAAAGTTAAAACTGTGAAGAAATCATAG
- the LOC140984307 gene encoding protein N-terminal asparagine amidohydrolase isoform X3, with product MLRTLRQGMDYLIALMKHPALVSASNTFKSMPERKISVDENRSSEVSRSCKWVYLFQREFATVDPALVDLIGTDEATTCVGVVIRNREKGMISVAHMDFPDVVDIGLCQMLSLLSDRDSDSLLDVHLVGGFDDISSQYSDHSTKSHTKLEGYSYPLCTKIIESLSNRNEKFDIRTLHVLGHNTRWDSEGIAYPIFQGFVVETNSGSIVPASFDRTSRCPDEIIRSIRVTAWFEDPNWTGRLLETYDTETDCFVIAPCVWTIWQSRAALTRQCLSDTEILLTCSSSPSAEGPDFVDDIKRKWDYLIRHPDWREAFPSKQARVFQRNADGSWVKVKTVKKS from the exons ATGCTCCGGACTCTCAG ACAGGGTATGGATTATTTGATTGCTTTGATGAAGCATCCAGCTTTGGTGTCTGCCTCAAACACGTTTAAATCTATGCCTGAGAGGAAGATCTCAGTTGATGAAAATCGTAGTTCCGAAGTTTCAAGAAGTTGTAAATGGGTCTATCTTTTCCAAAGGGAATTTGCAACTGTTGACCCTGCGCTGGTGGAT CTAataggtactgatgaggccACAACTTGTGTAGGGGTCGTAATACGGAATCGAGAAAAAGGAAT GATATCTGTTGCTCATATGGATTTTCCCGATGTTGTTGATATTGGCCTCTGTCAGATGTTATCTTTACTTTCTGATCGTGATTCTGATTCTCTGCTGGAT GTGCATCTGGTGGGTGGCTTTGATGATATCTCGTCTCAA TATtctgatcattctacaaaaagTCACACCAAGTTGGAAGGATATTCCTATCCTTTATGTACCAAGATAATTGAAAGCTTGAGCAATAGGAATGAGAAGTTTGATATTCGAACCCTCCATGTTCTTGGTCATAATACGAGATGGGATTCTGAAGGAATTGCATACCCCATTTTCCAAGGATTTGTG GTGGAAACCAACTCGGGATCAATAGTCCCTGCCAGCTTTGATAGAACGTCAAGATGCCCTGATGAAATTATTCGTAGCATACGGGTGACTGCCTGGTTTGAGGATCCTAATTGGACAGGCAGATTATTGGAGACTTACGACACTGAAACCGATTGTTTCGTCATCGCTCCATGTGTTTG GACAATTTGGCAATCACGGGCTGCATTAACAAGGCAATGTCTTTCAGATACAGAAATACTACTTACATGTTCATCTTCACCTTCGGCTGAGGGTCCTGATTTTGTGGATGATATTAAAAG AAAGTGGGACTACTTGATCCGACATCCAGATTGGAGAGAAGCTTTTCCTTCAAAGCAGGCTCGAGTTTTTCAGAGGAATGCAGATGGTAGCTGGGTAAAAGTTAAAACTGTGAAGAAATCATAG
- the LOC140984099 gene encoding zinc finger CCCH domain-containing protein 31-like yields MHYIPGYNAHTQLANMSGRNAVPARNVEFPDGPAPTMKTKMCNRINTPEGCRFGDKCHFAHSEMELGKSNTPGYEDPHSLGPMGGSSRWRESLSHGISVGSFGASATAKISIDSSFAGPIIGKNGANSKQICRQTGVKLSIRDHETDPNQRNIELEGTFDQIKEASAMVQQLIRSIGASTSRPEKPASSFGRGVPQNHYKKKMCENFPKGLCTYGEKCHFAHSASELRLSD; encoded by the coding sequence ATGCATTATATTCCAGGTTATAATGCACATACCCAGCTAGCAAACATGAGTGGTCGTAATGCTGTTCCTGCTAGAAATGTAGAATTCCCTGATGGTCCTGCTCCAACCATGAAAACAAAGATGTGCAACAGGATTAACACTCCCGAAGGATGCAGGTTTGGTGACAAATGCCACTTTGCGCACAGCGAGATGGAGCTCGGAAAGTCTAATACTCCAGGTTATGAAGATCCACACAGTTTGGGACCAATGGGTGGGTCATCCCGATGGCGTGAATCGTTGTCACATGGCATATCCGTGGGAAGCTTTGGTGCATCAGCAACAGCAAAGATTAGCATAGACTCTTCTTTTGCTGGACCTATTATTGGTAAGAATGGTGCAAACTCAAAGCAGATTTGTCGACAAACTGGGGTTAAGCTTTCTATAAGGGACCACGAGACCGATCCAAATCAGAGAAACATCGAGCTTGAAGGTACATTTGATCAGATCAAAGAAGCTAGTGCTATGGTACAACAGCTTATCAGGAGTATTGGTGCTTCAACTAGCCGCCCAGAAAAGCCAGCGAGTTCATTTGGTCGAGGTGTCCCACAGAATCATTATAAGAAAAAGATGTGTGAAAATTTTCCTAAAGGATTGTGCACTTACGGAGAAAAGTGTCATTTCGCCCATTCTGCAAGTGAATTGCGGTTGTCGGATTGA
- the LOC140984307 gene encoding protein N-terminal asparagine amidohydrolase isoform X2, which produces MIYVGGVPYAPDSQGMDYLIALMKHPALVSASNTFKSMPERKISVDENRSSEVSRSCKWVYLFQREFATVDPALVDLIGTDEATTCVGVVIRNREKGMISVAHMDFPDVVDIGLCQMLSLLSDRDSDSLLDVHLVGGFDDISSQYSDHSTKSHTKLEGYSYPLCTKIIESLSNRNEKFDIRTLHVLGHNTRWDSEGIAYPIFQGFVVETNSGSIVPASFDRTSRCPDEIIRSIRVTAWFEDPNWTGRLLETYDTETDCFVIAPCVWTIWQSRAALTRQCLSDTEILLTCSSSPSAEGPDFVDDIKRKWDYLIRHPDWREAFPSKQARVFQRNADGSWVKVKTVKKS; this is translated from the exons ATGATTTATGTAGGCGGGGTTCCATATGCTCCGGACTCTCAG GGTATGGATTATTTGATTGCTTTGATGAAGCATCCAGCTTTGGTGTCTGCCTCAAACACGTTTAAATCTATGCCTGAGAGGAAGATCTCAGTTGATGAAAATCGTAGTTCCGAAGTTTCAAGAAGTTGTAAATGGGTCTATCTTTTCCAAAGGGAATTTGCAACTGTTGACCCTGCGCTGGTGGAT CTAataggtactgatgaggccACAACTTGTGTAGGGGTCGTAATACGGAATCGAGAAAAAGGAAT GATATCTGTTGCTCATATGGATTTTCCCGATGTTGTTGATATTGGCCTCTGTCAGATGTTATCTTTACTTTCTGATCGTGATTCTGATTCTCTGCTGGAT GTGCATCTGGTGGGTGGCTTTGATGATATCTCGTCTCAA TATtctgatcattctacaaaaagTCACACCAAGTTGGAAGGATATTCCTATCCTTTATGTACCAAGATAATTGAAAGCTTGAGCAATAGGAATGAGAAGTTTGATATTCGAACCCTCCATGTTCTTGGTCATAATACGAGATGGGATTCTGAAGGAATTGCATACCCCATTTTCCAAGGATTTGTG GTGGAAACCAACTCGGGATCAATAGTCCCTGCCAGCTTTGATAGAACGTCAAGATGCCCTGATGAAATTATTCGTAGCATACGGGTGACTGCCTGGTTTGAGGATCCTAATTGGACAGGCAGATTATTGGAGACTTACGACACTGAAACCGATTGTTTCGTCATCGCTCCATGTGTTTG GACAATTTGGCAATCACGGGCTGCATTAACAAGGCAATGTCTTTCAGATACAGAAATACTACTTACATGTTCATCTTCACCTTCGGCTGAGGGTCCTGATTTTGTGGATGATATTAAAAG AAAGTGGGACTACTTGATCCGACATCCAGATTGGAGAGAAGCTTTTCCTTCAAAGCAGGCTCGAGTTTTTCAGAGGAATGCAGATGGTAGCTGGGTAAAAGTTAAAACTGTGAAGAAATCATAG